The sequence GTTGAGAAGCTTGATGAGATCAAGATCATCACAAAACTTGCAAATGGCGAGAAGCTTGATGAGAGCGAAACAAAAATTTATGAAGAGAACAAAAATGCAGTTAAAACTCGCGCTACTTCAAAGCTCATCCACTCTGAAAGCGTTCAAAAACGTGTTAAAAATTTAAGCAAATTTGAGCGTGACGAGAAATTTGAAGACCGCATCAAAATCCAACGTGAAACGCTAAACTACGGCATCTTGCCAACAACAACGATAGGCAGCTTTCCTCAAACGGTTGATCTTCGCGTACTTCGCCAAAATTTCAAAAAAGGCGAGATCGACGCAGCTGCTTATGAAGCAGGCATCAAAAAATACATCGATCACTGCGTGAAATTCCAAGAAGATATCGGCCTAGACGTGCTAGTACACGGCGAGCCAGAGAGAAACGACATGGTCGAGTACTTTGGCGAGCAGATCAGCGGATATGCATTTAGCCAAAATGGCTGGGTACAAAGCTACGGCAGCCGCTGCGTCAAACCACCACTTCTCTTTGGTGACGTAAGCCGCCCAGAGCCGATGACTGTTAAGTGGATGAAATACGCTCAAAGTATCACAAAACACGTAATGAAGGGCATGCTAACAGGTCCTGTGACTATGCTAAACTGGAGCTTTGTGCGTGATGATCTGCCAAGAAGCGAGGTGGCAAAACAGCTTGCGCTTTGTATCTACGACGAGATTGCAGACCTGCAAAATGCAGGCATCAGAGTGATCCAAGTCGATGAAGCAGCGTTTAAAGAGGGCTATCCGCTAAGAGCTGAAAATATCCCAGCTTATGAGAAATTTGCGGTTGATTGCTTTAAGCTTTCAGTAAGCTCAGCAGAGGCAAAAACTCAGATCCATACGCATATGTGCTACTCTGAATTTAACGATATTATTAAGACTATCGAGGCTATGGATGCTGATGTTATCAGTATCGAGACTGCAAGAAGTGGCAACGAGCTACTTAAAATTTTCAAAGCCGTTGGCTACAAACAAGAGGTCGGACCTGGCGTTTACGACATCCACAGCCCGCGCGTGCCAAGTGTCGAGGAGATCGTCGCTCAGATCAAAGCTCTGCTTGAGGTCTTGCCAAAAGAGCAACTCTGGATCAACCCTGACTGCGGCCTAAAAACCAGAAAATGGGAAGAGGTCGAGCCAAGCCTTAAAAACATGGTAGAAGCTGTCAAGATCGTAAGAGGTCTATAAAATTTAATTAAAAAGGATTTGGAAAATGAAAAGGATTTTTCTATTTGTAATATTAGTTATCTTTGCGTCCGGATGTAGTTCTGGACGCCACTCTATACCACTCAACAAAGGTGCATACAAACAAACAAATATCTATAGTATCAGCGAGGCTTTAAATTTAGAAGCTGCCAAAAAAGAGCTAGCAGGCTTTGAAAATGTGAGGCTTGAGTTTGGCTCAAACGACCAAAATAAAAGTGTCATCAAGGCAAATGTAAAGGTTCAAAGATTTATCACTGATAGCGGAGATATAAAGGGCTATTGCCAAGAGGCTTTTGTCGACGTCATAAAAAGATATATGATAGCTGCTAAAAAGCAAAATGCCGACGTGGCAAATATCGTGAGCTTTTGGCGAGCCGACGCGAAATACCTAAAAGACGAGTTTGTCTGCATGTCGTCAAGAAATTCTGTTGGCGTGGTGATGAGGGCTGATCTAGTTCAAAAGTGAGAAAATGCTAAAAGAGAAAATTTTAAATAAAGAAAAAGGGCTCGTGCTCTATGGTCTCACGCCACCAAAGGCTGAATTTGAAGAGTCAAAGCTACGTGAGATCTCAGAGCGCTGGACGGGCCGGATAAATGATATCAAGGCAGACGGGCTCGTGCTTTACGAGGTGCAAGACGAGAGCGAGAGAAATGATAGCGAGAGGACATTTGAGTTTAGTGGGACGCTAAGTCCAGAAATTTACTACAAAAAGTACCTAAACGTCGCAACACCTAGTATATTTTACCGCGTGGCTAGCGGATACGGCGAGGATGAATTTCGCGCAGCACTTAAGGCTCAAAGCTCAAATTTAAACGTGCTAGTGGGGGCAGCTTCTAGCACGCAAAAAGTGAGGCTAAATTTAGCTCGCGCTTACGAGATCGCTAGCGAATTTAAAGAGTTGGTAGTGGGCGGTGTTTGTATCGCAGAGCGCCACGGCAAAAAGGGCGATGAGCCGCAAAGGATGCGCGAAAAGATCGCAGCTGGGGCTAAATTTTTCATATCGCAAGCGATCTTTGACGCACAGCTAGCGCGTAAATTTTTAGAGGATTGCGCGGCTGCAAAGATAAGCGAGCCGATATTTCTTACATTTAGCACAGCTGGCAATTCAAAAACGCTTGAATTTATCAAATGGCTCGGAGTGAGCGTGCCAAACTCGGTTGAGGAGAGGCTAAATTTAAGCTCCGACTACCTAGCTAGTAGCTGCGAGATCATCAAAGAAATTTGGTGCGAGCTAAAGAAATTTGGCGATGAAAATGGGCTAAACTTAAGCATAAATATAGAAAGCGTCATGGCAAAGCGCGCTGAGATCGAAGCGAGCTTGGAGCTAACAAAAAGCATAAGAGAGTTGGTGTAAAGCCAACTCTTGCTATAAATTTATACAAATTCTTTCTTGATGGTGCAATGGCGTCACAAATCCACATAGAAAAGCCGTTATAATTATTGATTTTAGTACAGGCTGAAAAAGCGATAATGTGGCACGCAGGCCGTTTTAAGATCAGCTTACTGGTACTTGGCAAATTTCAAAAACTGCTATAACAAAAATGATATGGCTTTATGTAAGAAATTTGACGAGATATACGAATACGGCAAACTGCTAAGAGAAAAAAAGGCGGTGCTTTGGCAAGGCAAATTTATCAAAAGTGCTGTGAAAATCGTTGAAGTCAAAATAGCCAAACAAGGCAAGAGCTTTTGCAAATTTAAGCAAATTTGATCCAAAAGTATAGAAATTTAACTCCAAATAAGATCTAAATTTGACTAAACCCCCTCACTCCACCTTATATCCAGTGCCTCGTATGGTTTTTAGGCAGATGGCTGGGATTTTTGCTCTTATCTCTCGCACGAGCGATCTTATGCGATCTTGCGATAAGGTTTCGTTTTTATATAGGTGATGATCTATCTCATCAAGGATGACGACGTGGGGCGAGTTTTTGCATAAAATTTCAAGTAGCTGGCTCTCTTTTTTGCCAAGATAGATGACCTCGTCCTCTTTTATTATGCACTGGGAGTCTTTGTCAAAAATCAGACCATTTTTTAGCTCAAATTTAGAGCCTAAAAGCACCTTGCAAAGCCTAAAAACATGAAATAAAAACTCTTCAGGGCAAAATGGTTTAATGATAAAATCATTAACCCTAGCGTAGTAAATCCTCTTAAAAACGCTAGGGACTCTCTCATCTAGCAAAAGCATAATGGGAGTGATGTTTTGGCTATCTCTTATAAATTTAACCAGATCAAGGTTTAAATTTCTTTATCCATTGCCACACTCAAAGTCCTTGATAACTTCGCTGGCGCTTTTTAGCTGCATCATCCTAAACCCAAAGCGGTAAAGCGATGCATTTAGGATGACATTTTGCTCAAAGTCGCTTGAGAGCAGCAAGATCTTCTTCATCAGCCAGCTAAACCACCAGCTGGTTTTTTGGCGTCTTTTTCAACCTTTTGTTTTAAAAATTCCTCCTCATCTTTTGTAGGTTTGTACTCATCTTTGAAGAATTTTTGCTTAGTTTCGATCCTCTTTTCGATCATCTTCTTATCATAAATTTTATATGACGGCTTCCAGTACTCAAGGTAGTTTCTAAAGCCAGCGCTGTGGCCTGCGTCGTAGTGACAGCTTACGCATTTTAGCTCTTTATCGCTGCCAAGAAGCTCTTTATAGTGAGCGTGCATCTTTTGAGCTTGCGCTGAAGTGTTATTGCTGTCTATCACATTTGTGTGACAGCTTGTGCAGCCGTTGTCAAAGACGAAATGTTCGCGGTTTTTGAGGTTTTTGTGCCAATCAATCGCATCAGGATCGCCAAAGAAATGCACCCAGCCCTCTAAAATGCCATTTTTCGCCTTTGTTAGAGCGTATTTTGCGATGTTGTCATGCGGTATGTGACAATCTACACATCTTGCTTTGATGCCAGTTTTGCCCTTGCCGCTGTGGATATCGTCGTTGTAGGCGATCACCATAGGATCCATCTCGTGGCAAACGATGCAGAATTTATCCCCACTCGTCTCATCAAGCGCGTAATGAACTGGCAGAACGACTAAAAATCCAACAATTCCGCTTATGAAGATTATAAGCGCTAGTAATTTTTTTGAAATTTTCATGGTGTTACTCCGTTCATCCATTGTGGCACCTCGTGTTCATGGCACTCAGAGCACATATTTGTAGATGGCTTGTGTTCGTTGTGGCACTCGTCGCAGTACAAAGTCGGACCATCGTGAACAGAGTTGTGAGGATTTGCTTTTAGAGTATCCATGAATTTTAGTCTATCGGCTAAGAGTTTTTTGCTCTTATGACAGGATAGACAGCCAGCGTCACCGATCGCTTTAAATTTGCTAGGATTATCGCCTTGGTTTTGGTGACAATCAACGCAGTCAAAGCTTAGGTGTTCGTGATGAGGTTTGATCTTATACTTGGCTCTTAGCTCATCAGAGACTACTACTTTTGTGACGTTTAGATCGCCCTTTGGCATATCGGCACCAAAGAGATGAAGCGAAAATAAACAGGCAAAAATAGCGATGAATTTAAGCTTATTCATACCCTTTCCCTTTCTATTAAGATTTTATAAACATCAAATTTCAATGGAAAACTAATATTTTTACTTAAATTTATTTTTATGGAATTATAGTCTTCGCTTGATTAAATTTGCATTAATAATAATTTAGTGCGCCAAAAGGCACACTAAATTTAGATATTTTCTCCAGCGATCATGCCAAATACCATGCAATCAAGTATCGCATATGTACCTAGACGGCTTGCCCCATGAACGCCACCAGTGATTTCGCCAGCTGCGTAAAGACCAGGTATTGGCTCATGTGTTTCGTGAGAAATTACCTGAGCTTTTGTATTTATCTCTAAGCCACCCATTGTGTGGTGAACTTTTGGCATAGTACGGCTTGCATAAAATGGTGCTTTTGAAACATCGATACCATTTAGCTTTGTGACTGGTTTACCAAATTCATCTTTACCAGCTTTTACACCTTCGTTATATTTTGCGATAGTTTCTTTTAGCTTATCGGCTGGGATTTTAAAGTGAGCTGCAAGTTCATCTATCGTCTCAAATTTCTTTACAACACCAATCTCAAGTGGTCTTGACGTATAGATAGGATTTTGTGCGGCAACTGCTTGTGAGTCGCAGATATTTACTGGATAGTTTTCATCTTTACCAATAACCGCAAAGCAAGCGTCAGCTTTTATCTTGCGGCCTGCGTGTTCGTTCATGAAGCGCTCACCTGTTTTTGGATTTACAGTGATGCCATAAGTATTGCAGCAGTGGTTGGTGAAATTTACAGCTGCTCCAAAGCCTTTTTCATCTGGTGAGCAGTAAGGTAAGAACTGAATCCAAGATGTTTGAAGTGTTAAAGCACCGATCCTTGTGGCCTCTAGCATAGCACCAGCTGATGAGCCTGGATGGTTTGTGCTGTCTATTGTTGGAACGATACGTGGATCTTGAATTTGGCGGTACCATAGGTCACGTCCAAAGCCACCAGCTGCTAGAAGTACGCCACTTTTTGCTTTGTAAGCTTTTTGATCACCTGATTTATTTTCTAAGTCATCACTAAATAATTTTGCATCAAATTTATAGTTTTCTCTACCGATTGCACCTATGACTTTACCACTATCATCAACGACTAATTTATCAAATTTAGCCCTTGTTTTTATAGTCACGTTTGGATTATCTTTTAGTTTATTTAGCATTGGTTGGATGTAGCCAGATCCTGAGCCGTTTGAAGTTTGAAGGCTTCTT is a genomic window of Campylobacter concisus containing:
- a CDS encoding cytochrome c3 family protein; this encodes MNKLKFIAIFACLFSLHLFGADMPKGDLNVTKVVVSDELRAKYKIKPHHEHLSFDCVDCHQNQGDNPSKFKAIGDAGCLSCHKSKKLLADRLKFMDTLKANPHNSVHDGPTLYCDECHNEHKPSTNMCSECHEHEVPQWMNGVTP
- a CDS encoding methylenetetrahydrofolate reductase, which gives rise to MLKEKILNKEKGLVLYGLTPPKAEFEESKLREISERWTGRINDIKADGLVLYEVQDESERNDSERTFEFSGTLSPEIYYKKYLNVATPSIFYRVASGYGEDEFRAALKAQSSNLNVLVGAASSTQKVRLNLARAYEIASEFKELVVGGVCIAERHGKKGDEPQRMREKIAAGAKFFISQAIFDAQLARKFLEDCAAAKISEPIFLTFSTAGNSKTLEFIKWLGVSVPNSVEERLNLSSDYLASSCEIIKEIWCELKKFGDENGLNLSINIESVMAKRAEIEASLELTKSIRELV
- the metE gene encoding 5-methyltetrahydropteroyltriglutamate--homocysteine S-methyltransferase; this encodes MIKSYVLGFPRIGEKRELKRALEGFWAGKEGFSEENLQETAKTLRQRHWKYQQDAGISAISVNDFSFYDLMLDNIIAFGATPPRFANLSGLEQYFACSRGNKNGVAMEMTKWFNTNYHYIVPELSNESKFSLKADKILNEYKEAKANGVKGKVNLIGPITFLALSKTTDGSCPFKHLDALVGEYKKLLEQISKLDDEILVQFDEPIFVTDKNESDLLSIITKVYNELTGVANNIKIVFATYFEHAIKAVSEVAKTKIYGIALDFIHGKRNFEALETIKNSHLTLFAGVIDGRNIWKSNINEKVKLVREISEKIGSKDFYIGTSCSLLHVPYTLKYEENLNPEIKSWLSFAVEKLDEIKIITKLANGEKLDESETKIYEENKNAVKTRATSKLIHSESVQKRVKNLSKFERDEKFEDRIKIQRETLNYGILPTTTIGSFPQTVDLRVLRQNFKKGEIDAAAYEAGIKKYIDHCVKFQEDIGLDVLVHGEPERNDMVEYFGEQISGYAFSQNGWVQSYGSRCVKPPLLFGDVSRPEPMTVKWMKYAQSITKHVMKGMLTGPVTMLNWSFVRDDLPRSEVAKQLALCIYDEIADLQNAGIRVIQVDEAAFKEGYPLRAENIPAYEKFAVDCFKLSVSSAEAKTQIHTHMCYSEFNDIIKTIEAMDADVISIETARSGNELLKIFKAVGYKQEVGPGVYDIHSPRVPSVEEIVAQIKALLEVLPKEQLWINPDCGLKTRKWEEVEPSLKNMVEAVKIVRGL
- a CDS encoding winged helix-turn-helix domain-containing protein, whose protein sequence is MLDERVPSVFKRIYYARVNDFIIKPFCPEEFLFHVFRLCKVLLGSKFELKNGLIFDKDSQCIIKEDEVIYLGKKESQLLEILCKNSPHVVILDEIDHHLYKNETLSQDRIRSLVREIRAKIPAICLKTIRGTGYKVE
- a CDS encoding flavocytochrome c translates to MQNSRRSFLKMGMAGASTLALGGINANAAANEKDVKFDEEYDVVIVGTGFSGLAAAIKASERGKKVLILEKMGRTGGNSVINGGNMAAPMNKFQVAQGIKDSKELFIADAVKDGLGLNHTELLSTMFDRSNDAVNLLISCGADFLEKLIFESGHSVARSLQTSNGSGSGYIQPMLNKLKDNPNVTIKTRAKFDKLVVDDSGKVIGAIGRENYKFDAKLFSDDLENKSGDQKAYKAKSGVLLAAGGFGRDLWYRQIQDPRIVPTIDSTNHPGSSAGAMLEATRIGALTLQTSWIQFLPYCSPDEKGFGAAVNFTNHCCNTYGITVNPKTGERFMNEHAGRKIKADACFAVIGKDENYPVNICDSQAVAAQNPIYTSRPLEIGVVKKFETIDELAAHFKIPADKLKETIAKYNEGVKAGKDEFGKPVTKLNGIDVSKAPFYASRTMPKVHHTMGGLEINTKAQVISHETHEPIPGLYAAGEITGGVHGASRLGTYAILDCMVFGMIAGENI
- a CDS encoding cytochrome c3 family protein, coding for MKISKKLLALIIFISGIVGFLVVLPVHYALDETSGDKFCIVCHEMDPMVIAYNDDIHSGKGKTGIKARCVDCHIPHDNIAKYALTKAKNGILEGWVHFFGDPDAIDWHKNLKNREHFVFDNGCTSCHTNVIDSNNTSAQAQKMHAHYKELLGSDKELKCVSCHYDAGHSAGFRNYLEYWKPSYKIYDKKMIEKRIETKQKFFKDEYKPTKDEEEFLKQKVEKDAKKPAGGLAG